One region of Acidobacteriota bacterium genomic DNA includes:
- a CDS encoding DinB family protein: MSKALSVRPATDEHAEYYARYTSLVADGNIVETLENQLASTLNFLKEISEEKANSRYAPDKWSIKEVLGHIIDGERIFAYRALRIARNDKTPLPGFEQDGYIEAGNFAARSFADLLEEFKCVRQASLFLFRNLDEAAWLRRGTASDNEVSVRALAYIIAGHELHHLSVIKEKYL; encoded by the coding sequence ATGTCAAAAGCTTTATCCGTTAGACCCGCAACCGACGAACACGCGGAATATTATGCCAGATACACTTCACTAGTCGCTGATGGCAATATCGTTGAGACGTTGGAAAATCAACTCGCTTCAACGCTCAATTTTTTAAAGGAAATATCCGAAGAAAAAGCCAATTCCCGCTATGCGCCCGACAAATGGAGCATTAAAGAAGTCCTTGGGCATATCATCGATGGCGAACGAATTTTTGCTTATCGCGCCTTGCGTATTGCCCGCAATGATAAAACCCCGCTACCGGGGTTTGAACAGGACGGTTATATTGAGGCGGGAAATTTCGCTGCGCGAAGCTTTGCCGATTTACTTGAAGAATTTAAATGTGTGCGACAGGCTTCGCTTTTCTTGTTCAGAAATCTTGATGAAGCGGCGTGGCTCAGGCGCGGCACGGCAAGCGACAATGAAGTGAGCGTTCGCGCTTTGGCTTACATCATCGCCGGTCATGAACTGCACCACCTCAGTGTGATTAAAGAAAAATACCTGTAA
- a CDS encoding glycine/sarcosine/betaine reductase selenoprotein B family protein: MSVTKTIDAHRKNLSNFFMSTLARKCVPFTPFDRELNKSRIVLVTAAGVHHKSQEPFNIGDELGDLTFRVIEGNVDVEDLMVTHHHYDHTDADRDINVVFPIERLRELQNEGFIGEVASEHIGYMGYSMQLKKMYEEVAPQIAGYVDKQVRADAVILTGGCPEVCHRTIVAVQREIEMRGISTVLITVSPTASQQMRPPRAIYPKGFQIGNSLGRPFMADLQKQVLRDALLQLKAAPRPGEVIEMQYPEYEKSETAKN, from the coding sequence GTGAGCGTCACCAAAACCATTGATGCTCACAGGAAAAATCTTTCCAATTTTTTTATGTCAACCCTTGCCAGAAAGTGCGTTCCCTTCACTCCCTTTGACCGCGAATTAAACAAATCCCGAATTGTTCTGGTGACTGCCGCTGGCGTCCATCATAAAAGTCAGGAACCTTTTAACATCGGCGATGAACTGGGCGATTTAACTTTTCGGGTTATTGAAGGGAATGTAGACGTCGAAGATTTAATGGTGACGCACCATCATTATGACCACACGGACGCCGACCGCGACATCAATGTGGTTTTTCCGATTGAACGGTTGCGCGAATTGCAAAACGAAGGCTTCATTGGTGAAGTTGCCAGCGAACATATCGGTTATATGGGCTACTCGATGCAACTCAAAAAGATGTACGAAGAGGTCGCGCCGCAGATTGCCGGGTATGTCGATAAACAAGTCCGCGCCGACGCGGTTATTCTCACAGGTGGTTGCCCGGAGGTTTGTCATCGAACGATTGTTGCGGTGCAACGCGAAATTGAAATGCGCGGCATTTCTACCGTATTGATTACCGTAAGTCCCACGGCTTCGCAGCAGATGCGCCCGCCGCGCGCGATTTATCCGAAAGGCTTTCAAATTGGCAATTCACTCGGACGCCCGTTTATGGCTGACTTGCAAAAACAGGTCTTGCGCGATGCGCTGTTACAACTCAAAGCCGCGCCGCGACCCGGTGAGGTAATTGAGATGCAGTACCCGGAATATGAAAAAAGCGAAACCGCTAAAAATTAA
- a CDS encoding redoxin domain-containing protein — protein sequence MAVEVGDMAPDFELKSHNGGKSVKLSDLRGKKNVFIAFYPLSFTPVCSAQIPSYEADLSRFAEYDTEVVAISVDSVPTHSAWAKSLGGISYDILADFEPKGAVAQEYGAYIGDKGFSERALFVVDKEGKIAYKEIHELGKQPDNEVIFDVLRKL from the coding sequence ATGGCTGTTGAAGTAGGAGATATGGCTCCCGATTTTGAATTAAAAAGCCACAATGGCGGCAAATCCGTCAAGCTTTCCGATTTACGTGGTAAGAAAAATGTTTTCATCGCGTTTTATCCACTCTCTTTTACTCCCGTTTGTTCGGCACAAATCCCGTCCTATGAAGCAGACCTCAGCCGGTTCGCTGAATACGATACCGAAGTCGTAGCGATTTCCGTTGATTCGGTTCCCACACACAGCGCCTGGGCAAAAAGTTTAGGCGGCATCAGCTATGACATTCTCGCTGACTTTGAACCGAAAGGCGCAGTGGCGCAGGAATATGGCGCATACATCGGCGATAAAGGCTTTTCCGAACGCGCCTTATTTGTCGTGGATAAGGAAGGCAAAATCGCTTACAAAGAAATTCACGAACTTGGAAAACAACCCGATAACGAAGTCATTTTTGATGTTTTGAGAAAATTATAA
- the aroE gene encoding shikimate dehydrogenase, translated as MITESTIEAARLAMRRATIQADMIEIRLDYLTDFDFSRVENLQTLTAETTLPTIITCRHIAEGGKQKIDEAIRLPLLIEGAKRYADFCDIEAAHYEETIKLQPDIDKLIVSYHDFEEPSKNLPEIYEQLIKLPAAIHKFAVRSNAIGDTLPVFKILERARHDDRKFIAIAMNEPGIITRILGCSRGSFLTYGSFDKAKASAPGQVTIDELRQLYRIHQLTDETNITGIIGNPVSHSASPAMHNRAFAALSLDWVYLPMEVSNIRAFFEDFIKPHSRRMNWKLQGFSVTIPHKISIMPFLNEINRTAGQIGAVNTVVIRDDKAIGYNTDVDGAMQPLEKVCRLADQSCAVIGAGGSARAVIFGLLERQAKVSVFARNIEKAKPLADEFAIELLPLDELEKTQASILINTTPIGMQGHSIDSSIVPLNALNHQPIVYDLVYNPLETRLLKDAREAGCQTISGLEMLVAQAGLQFKLWTGKTPDLELMKTAALEKLKL; from the coding sequence GTGATTACCGAATCAACCATTGAAGCGGCGCGTCTGGCAATGCGCCGGGCAACCATCCAAGCCGATATGATTGAAATCCGGCTGGATTATTTAACCGATTTTGATTTTTCGCGAGTTGAAAATTTGCAAACGCTTACCGCTGAAACAACGCTGCCAACAATTATCACCTGCCGTCATATCGCAGAAGGTGGGAAACAAAAAATTGATGAAGCGATTCGTTTGCCGCTACTCATTGAAGGCGCAAAACGCTACGCCGATTTTTGCGACATCGAAGCCGCGCATTACGAAGAGACGATAAAACTTCAACCGGATATTGATAAGCTTATCGTCTCTTATCACGATTTCGAGGAACCCTCAAAAAACCTGCCGGAAATTTATGAACAGTTAATCAAACTCCCGGCGGCGATTCATAAATTTGCCGTCAGAAGTAATGCAATCGGCGATACCCTTCCCGTTTTTAAAATTCTCGAACGCGCCAGACACGATGACCGGAAATTTATCGCCATCGCCATGAACGAACCGGGCATCATCACGCGCATACTCGGTTGTTCACGCGGCAGTTTCCTAACCTACGGTTCATTCGATAAAGCCAAAGCGAGCGCCCCCGGACAGGTGACCATTGATGAACTAAGGCAGCTTTATCGCATTCATCAACTCACTGATGAAACCAACATCACAGGCATCATCGGCAATCCGGTTTCGCATTCGGCATCGCCTGCCATGCACAATCGGGCATTCGCCGCGCTTAGTCTTGATTGGGTTTACCTGCCAATGGAAGTCAGCAATATCAGGGCATTTTTCGAGGATTTCATTAAACCGCATTCGCGTCGGATGAACTGGAAGTTGCAAGGCTTCAGCGTCACCATTCCGCATAAAATTTCAATCATGCCCTTTCTTAATGAAATCAATCGTACTGCCGGGCAAATCGGCGCGGTCAATACCGTTGTCATTCGCGATGATAAAGCCATCGGCTACAACACCGATGTTGATGGCGCGATGCAACCGCTCGAAAAAGTGTGTCGGCTTGCCGATCAATCCTGCGCGGTGATTGGCGCGGGCGGTTCGGCAAGAGCGGTGATATTCGGACTTCTTGAAAGACAGGCAAAAGTATCGGTTTTTGCCCGCAATATCGAAAAAGCCAAACCCCTTGCCGATGAATTCGCTATTGAATTATTGCCGCTTGATGAATTGGAAAAAACTCAGGCGTCTATTCTCATCAATACCACGCCCATCGGCATGCAGGGGCATAGCATTGATTCGAGCATCGTTCCACTCAATGCTTTAAACCATCAGCCGATAGTTTATGATTTGGTTTACAATCCGCTTGAAACGCGGCTTTTGAAAGACGCCCGCGAAGCCGGATGTCAAACCATCAGCGGGCTTGAAATGTTGGTCGCGCAAGCCGGTTTGCAATTTAAACTGTGGACAGGAAAAACGCCCGACCTCGAATTGATGAAAACTGCTGCTTTGGAAAAACTCAAACTCTGA
- the bchI gene encoding magnesium chelatase ATPase subunit I, giving the protein MHKPTRKKTGKKNLQTISATQYRFPFTAIVGQDEMKLALILNVIDPGISGVMIMGHRGTGKSTAVRALADLLPSIKKVNGCLYGCSPTNPAELCDDCRDKKSHRGKLQAKWSQVPVVELPLGATEDRVCGTLDIERALVEGVKAFEPGLLAKANRGFLYIDEVNLLEDHLVDVLLDSAASGRNTVEREGISVSHPARFVLVGSGNPEEGDLRPQLLDRFGLYTQIETLTDLDERVEIVLRRDRFERDPQAFAKEFRDQQKDLQLKILEAKKRILKIELTRQQLAFIAALCVELAIDGHRGELTIARAGRALAAFEERKQVTIEDLRRVAGMALRHRLRKDPLEKIESGYRIEQAMDKVFGRNSPQSKTAASK; this is encoded by the coding sequence ATGCACAAACCAACCCGAAAAAAGACAGGCAAAAAAAATCTTCAAACAATTTCTGCCACTCAGTATCGTTTCCCGTTTACTGCGATTGTCGGGCAGGATGAGATGAAACTCGCGCTTATCTTGAATGTCATTGACCCAGGGATTAGCGGCGTAATGATTATGGGGCATCGCGGAACCGGCAAATCCACTGCGGTGCGGGCGTTGGCAGACCTGCTGCCTTCAATTAAAAAAGTCAACGGGTGTTTGTATGGTTGTTCGCCGACAAACCCCGCAGAACTTTGTGATGATTGCCGTGACAAAAAATCTCATCGCGGCAAACTGCAAGCAAAATGGAGCCAGGTTCCGGTGGTTGAATTGCCGCTCGGCGCTACTGAAGACCGCGTATGTGGAACCCTTGATATTGAGCGCGCGCTGGTTGAAGGCGTCAAAGCTTTTGAACCGGGATTACTCGCCAAAGCCAATCGCGGTTTTTTGTACATTGATGAAGTCAACTTGCTGGAAGACCATTTAGTTGATGTCCTGCTCGATTCGGCGGCGAGCGGTCGCAACACCGTTGAACGCGAAGGCATTTCCGTCAGTCATCCGGCGCGTTTCGTTCTCGTCGGTTCAGGCAACCCCGAAGAGGGTGATTTGCGACCGCAGTTGCTCGACAGATTTGGACTTTATACGCAAATCGAAACGCTTACTGATTTAGATGAGCGTGTGGAAATCGTGTTGCGGCGCGACCGTTTTGAACGTGACCCGCAAGCCTTTGCTAAGGAATTTCGCGACCAGCAGAAAGATTTACAACTGAAAATTCTCGAAGCGAAAAAGCGAATTTTAAAAATCGAATTGACGCGGCAACAGTTGGCTTTCATCGCCGCGCTCTGCGTTGAACTGGCAATTGACGGGCATCGCGGCGAATTAACCATTGCCCGTGCCGGACGCGCGCTTGCGGCATTTGAAGAGCGCAAGCAGGTCACCATCGAAGATTTGCGTCGGGTTGCAGGAATGGCATTGCGGCATCGTTTACGCAAAGACCCGCTCGAAAAAATCGAATCCGGCTATCGCATCGAACAGGCAATGGATAAAGTCTTCGGCAGGAATTCGCCACAATCGAAAACCGCTGCCTCAAAATAA
- a CDS encoding molybdopterin-dependent oxidoreductase yields the protein MELQRLNLINDETDKPDESEVRFQIALLAAVGGLVASFLARFMFDVPLIPELMAQAFFAILPINLIAFVVGFLGAFAKHLAFLGFVIIYLLGLIGAAHGFLAQLSKRQLIWRKQIYALIFFHFVIWLFVMVALLPLLDAGIFGRGLRQGSLYTSLSLFLIFALYATALGWVMKFYIDKPEIAKSNNRRLSRRQVVRGMSYALLAIGIFDIGKSLIGTWFQFSAGRVKNGNGIFPSLDGLALEITSTEDFYVVSKNPFDPDVAAHNWQLEISGLVDKPRALTYEELKNFPAIEQYATLECIDNPVGGNLIGNALWRGVRLKDLLTHAGLQNGIVDIVFRASDGYTDSISLERAQNEATLLVYEMNGQPLTREHGFPLRLIVPGIFGMKNVKWITHIEAVDFDFKGYWQKRGWDDKAEYKTISRIDTPDGDIEGQTIISGVAFAGDRGIANVEVSTDDGKSWQAAEIKTPLSPYSWALWHTEWLPEQPGDYSIRVRATDGRGNLQESKPTPADPGGATGIHSIKVRKK from the coding sequence ATGGAATTACAGCGGCTCAACTTAATCAATGATGAAACCGATAAACCGGATGAATCGGAAGTTCGCTTTCAGATAGCATTGCTGGCAGCGGTTGGCGGGCTGGTCGCAAGTTTTCTGGCGCGCTTCATGTTCGATGTGCCGCTCATTCCTGAATTGATGGCGCAGGCTTTTTTCGCGATTTTACCGATTAATTTAATCGCTTTCGTGGTCGGCTTTCTCGGCGCGTTTGCCAAACACCTCGCATTTTTAGGGTTCGTGATTATTTACCTTTTAGGGTTAATCGGCGCAGCACATGGTTTTCTCGCGCAGTTATCGAAACGCCAACTGATATGGCGAAAGCAAATCTACGCGCTCATATTTTTTCATTTCGTCATCTGGCTATTCGTCATGGTCGCCCTCTTGCCATTGCTCGACGCAGGAATTTTTGGTCGAGGCTTGCGGCAAGGCAGTCTTTACACTTCACTTTCGCTATTCCTGATTTTTGCTTTATACGCCACGGCGCTCGGTTGGGTGATGAAGTTTTACATTGATAAACCGGAAATTGCCAAATCGAACAACCGCCGATTGAGTCGGCGTCAAGTGGTGCGCGGCATGAGTTATGCGCTGTTAGCGATTGGCATTTTTGATATTGGCAAATCGCTGATTGGCACCTGGTTTCAATTTTCAGCAGGGCGCGTAAAAAACGGCAATGGCATTTTTCCTAGCCTTGACGGATTGGCGCTGGAAATCACTTCCACCGAAGATTTTTATGTAGTTTCAAAAAACCCTTTCGACCCGGATGTCGCTGCACATAATTGGCAACTGGAAATCAGCGGTTTGGTTGATAAGCCTAGGGCTTTAACTTATGAGGAATTGAAAAACTTTCCGGCAATCGAACAATACGCGACGCTCGAATGCATCGATAATCCTGTGGGCGGCAATTTAATCGGCAATGCATTGTGGCGCGGCGTTCGGTTGAAAGATTTATTGACTCATGCCGGTTTGCAGAACGGTATCGTTGATATTGTGTTTCGCGCCAGTGACGGATACACGGATTCGATTTCGCTTGAGCGCGCCCAGAACGAAGCGACGTTGCTGGTTTATGAAATGAACGGTCAACCGCTCACCAGAGAACATGGATTCCCGCTTCGCTTAATCGTTCCGGGGATTTTCGGAATGAAAAACGTCAAATGGATAACTCATATCGAAGCGGTGGATTTTGATTTTAAAGGCTACTGGCAAAAACGCGGGTGGGATGACAAAGCCGAATATAAAACCATTTCCCGCATCGACACGCCGGATGGCGACATTGAAGGGCAGACAATCATTTCAGGCGTAGCGTTTGCCGGTGATCGTGGAATCGCCAACGTCGAAGTTTCAACCGATGATGGAAAAAGCTGGCAGGCAGCAGAAATCAAAACGCCGCTTTCGCCCTATTCGTGGGCGTTATGGCACACGGAGTGGCTGCCGGAACAACCGGGTGATTACAGCATTCGCGTGCGAGCTACAGATGGCAGAGGCAATTTACAGGAGTCGAAACCGACACCCGCTGACCCCGGCGGCGCAACCGGTATTCACAGCATCAAGGTGAGAAAAAAATAA
- a CDS encoding CHAD domain-containing protein, with protein MTDSITENSGVDKKPEAQTLAQIIYGQIQTLRNYYSLVLDTQEVEAIHKMRVTTRRLQASLDLLEIDKAERSIGKLKKRLRRLRGKLSEVRNYDVFLIILEQEAGKRRTVNPPFASLEEELRRRRALRADKMMQYLRKIDFNKFFAILKMDWESSNQGEVSLAHLADDKAIAGRAAARIEQRLREFKDRAINAQPITHPEELHQLRIAAKRLRYLLEIATDMGIRGNLTALGWLRALQDKIGDWHDFEAIEDEIINITANREFVKKHLRESHAILKAAVHLRKQKLALVKRLFPVKMHPSIESAASRTANTYRKKFNLVQQL; from the coding sequence ATGACAGATTCAATAACGGAAAATTCGGGGGTTGATAAAAAGCCTGAAGCGCAAACGCTGGCGCAAATTATTTATGGGCAAATTCAAACGCTAAGAAATTATTACTCGCTGGTTTTAGACACCCAGGAGGTCGAGGCGATTCATAAAATGCGTGTGACCACCAGACGATTGCAGGCTTCGCTGGATTTACTTGAAATCGATAAAGCTGAACGAAGCATCGGGAAATTGAAAAAACGATTAAGGCGATTGCGCGGCAAACTCTCGGAAGTGCGCAACTATGATGTCTTTTTGATTATCCTTGAACAGGAAGCCGGAAAACGCCGAACCGTGAATCCGCCATTCGCTTCGCTTGAAGAAGAACTTCGTCGTCGCCGTGCATTGCGAGCCGATAAAATGATGCAGTATCTACGGAAAATAGACTTCAATAAATTTTTTGCGATTCTGAAAATGGATTGGGAAAGCTCCAATCAAGGTGAAGTAAGTCTTGCGCACCTCGCCGACGATAAGGCGATTGCCGGGCGCGCCGCAGCGCGCATCGAACAACGATTGAGGGAATTTAAAGATCGGGCTATCAATGCGCAGCCCATCACTCACCCCGAAGAATTGCACCAGTTGAGAATTGCTGCAAAACGCCTGCGCTACCTGTTGGAAATTGCCACAGACATGGGCATTCGCGGCAATCTGACGGCGCTTGGATGGCTTCGCGCGTTGCAGGATAAAATCGGTGATTGGCATGATTTTGAAGCCATCGAAGATGAAATCATCAACATTACCGCTAACCGGGAATTCGTAAAAAAACATTTGCGCGAAAGTCACGCGATACTCAAAGCCGCCGTGCATTTAAGGAAGCAAAAACTGGCACTGGTGAAGCGATTATTTCCCGTAAAAATGCATCCGAGTATTGAAAGCGCAGCCAGCCGCACCGCGAATACCTATCGCAAAAAATTTAACCTGGTTCAACAACTATGA
- a CDS encoding DUF6798 domain-containing protein, whose amino-acid sequence MSRLLKAAQKNRSSDITIAALCVIAASSIIMIFNGGISVGYSNHTGLLPVVRRLLNPDYLSGDFNIQLRFYHHRIFAMVIASFTKLFGEDNALILLTVMGFTLLAASIYYLCRVLNFPRWSFFALISLIATNLAWVGRGLETNTFVGNREINPPTFAHAFVLFSLALVIQKRLRWAAFFAGLTILFHLQIGIAWLLILMTIFLSQVKSLSIKDWFWCGLLFLIPAVLVFPDVLQMFSRGLVNLPFNRADIDFRQPHHFELASTKAAIWVGIHFLLTLLIYWFLRKQKDGERQPLFFITISSMMIMAISILHFLDYYLLNLGWVMKTQGVRISVFIPVFSAFTLLYFLNDYFQRQSKKPMIIANLAIILVALTLYAIPSTRQGVAYSFGIRRLAEQKSEWLAVCNWVRENTPTDALFVTPPAVEGFTYLTNRSNIGEFKINPDGPQFLSEWYERLTDIAGGELPKGKGFANNSLLNRAYAGLDEVKFNALVEKYQVTYAVLPKASAIHSNVVFENNGFKVMQIRREGN is encoded by the coding sequence ATGAGCCGACTCCTGAAGGCTGCACAAAAAAACCGATCATCAGATATTACGATTGCCGCACTTTGTGTGATTGCCGCTTCATCCATCATTATGATTTTTAACGGCGGCATCAGCGTCGGGTATTCCAATCACACAGGTTTGTTGCCGGTGGTGCGTCGATTGCTCAATCCCGATTACCTGTCCGGTGATTTCAACATTCAGTTGCGCTTTTATCATCATCGAATTTTCGCAATGGTGATCGCCTCTTTTACAAAACTGTTTGGCGAAGATAACGCTTTAATTTTATTGACGGTGATGGGCTTCACGCTGCTTGCCGCATCAATCTATTACCTGTGCCGCGTATTAAATTTTCCCCGATGGTCGTTTTTCGCTTTAATTTCGCTGATTGCCACCAACCTCGCGTGGGTCGGGCGCGGACTTGAAACCAATACCTTTGTCGGCAATCGCGAAATCAATCCGCCGACTTTTGCTCATGCGTTTGTCCTATTCAGTCTGGCGTTGGTCATTCAAAAGCGATTGCGGTGGGCGGCGTTTTTTGCCGGGCTTACGATTCTATTTCATTTGCAAATCGGCATTGCCTGGCTGTTGATTTTAATGACAATTTTTTTGTCACAGGTGAAAAGTTTATCTATCAAAGACTGGTTCTGGTGTGGATTGCTGTTTTTAATTCCTGCGGTATTGGTATTCCCGGATGTCTTGCAGATGTTCAGTCGCGGTCTGGTTAATTTACCCTTCAATCGCGCCGATATTGATTTTCGACAACCGCACCATTTTGAACTCGCATCAACCAAAGCCGCCATCTGGGTGGGAATTCATTTCCTGTTGACGCTGTTGATTTACTGGTTTTTACGCAAGCAAAAAGATGGTGAACGACAACCGCTTTTTTTTATTACCATCAGCAGCATGATGATTATGGCGATTTCAATTTTGCATTTTCTGGATTATTACCTGCTCAATTTGGGTTGGGTTATGAAAACTCAGGGGGTGCGAATCAGTGTGTTTATTCCGGTTTTTAGCGCGTTTACACTGCTTTATTTCCTGAATGATTACTTTCAAAGGCAATCAAAAAAACCAATGATAATCGCTAACCTTGCCATTATTCTGGTGGCGCTGACGCTTTACGCCATTCCATCAACCAGACAAGGCGTAGCTTATTCCTTCGGCATTAGAAGACTTGCCGAACAAAAAAGCGAGTGGCTGGCGGTTTGTAACTGGGTACGAGAAAACACCCCAACTGATGCGCTATTCGTCACGCCACCTGCCGTCGAAGGCTTCACCTATCTCACCAATCGCTCAAACATCGGTGAATTTAAAATCAACCCCGATGGGCCACAATTTTTATCCGAGTGGTATGAACGACTGACCGACATTGCCGGCGGGGAGTTACCGAAAGGCAAAGGATTTGCCAACAATTCGCTGTTAAACAGAGCCTATGCGGGACTCGACGAAGTGAAATTCAACGCCCTGGTTGAAAAATATCAGGTGACCTATGCGGTTTTGCCAAAAGCATCCGCGATTCATTCCAATGTGGTTTTTGAAAATAACGGCTTCAAAGTTATGCAGATTCGCCGGGAAGGGAATTGA
- a CDS encoding ATP-dependent DNA helicase RecQ, protein MREQAREALQTFFGFADFREGQGEVVESILSGENAVVIMPTGGGKSLCYQLPALMLDGITLVVSPLIALMKDQVDSLKTLNIPTTFINSSLSYSETKKRLSEIRRGVYKLVYIAPERFRSEAFTDAMSEVQVKLLAIDEAHCISHWGHDFRPDYLRLKKAAELLGNPQIVALTATATQKVRDDIIAQLGLTNPSIFVAGFDRPNLHLQVRHPQTEKEKILAIKQILKHSGGSGIIYTATRKAVETVAAKLKMADLSVEAYHAGMTDIERSRAQEKFMSGECQAIVATNAFGMGIDKSDIRFVIHFQVPGSIEAYYQEIGRAGRDGLDADCVLLFNYADTRTHQFFIEGSHPNPELINDVYDEIYSFGLEYVELSAKELANRLKTRNEMAIYSALVILEKAGHIERGRPSNTALLAMLRKPIDEALSMVGDDSNEGGFLRDLIFSRNVSDREQTEFDLTTVCNALGLSENEARRSLSSLSALEILEYRNAFQGRGIHLLDGERQNVLRIDTKELAARLAAENWKLRKMLDYCYYKKCLRGFILNYFGERKYVNNCGTCSNCRPSDYKIPKAGTLTLNHQAGDAVSPSAIKSQPFLKSQLPSPQTKPAMPATHEEKALIDNAPTGAELRAKLRALSEKSKPMEEIPLSKKKDSTRQLTEAEIIVVKKILSCVARMRGRFGKGAVAAVLKGSKSKQVVENNLHQLSTYGLLRELSQEEITEYIKALIESDCIMVGQKAYPTVSLTEIGREVMLGQREIRLNIPE, encoded by the coding sequence ATGAGAGAACAAGCACGCGAGGCTTTGCAAACTTTTTTCGGGTTTGCCGATTTCCGCGAAGGGCAAGGCGAGGTCGTTGAATCGATTCTTTCAGGCGAAAATGCCGTGGTCATTATGCCTACGGGTGGCGGCAAATCGCTCTGTTACCAGTTGCCTGCCCTGATGCTCGACGGCATCACACTGGTGGTCTCTCCGCTCATCGCTTTAATGAAAGACCAGGTTGACAGCCTGAAAACCCTCAATATCCCAACCACCTTTATCAACAGTTCATTAAGTTACAGTGAAACCAAAAAACGATTGAGCGAAATCCGGCGCGGCGTTTACAAACTGGTTTACATCGCTCCCGAACGGTTTCGCAGCGAAGCCTTTACCGATGCGATGAGCGAAGTTCAGGTTAAACTGCTGGCGATTGATGAAGCGCATTGCATATCCCACTGGGGACATGACTTTCGCCCCGATTATCTGCGCCTCAAAAAAGCCGCTGAATTATTAGGCAATCCGCAAATCGTGGCGCTCACGGCAACCGCTACGCAAAAAGTGCGCGACGATATTATCGCCCAACTCGGATTAACCAATCCCAGCATCTTTGTCGCCGGGTTTGACCGCCCGAACCTGCACCTGCAAGTGAGACACCCGCAAACCGAAAAAGAAAAAATTCTGGCGATTAAACAGATTCTCAAACATTCCGGCGGCTCAGGCATCATTTACACCGCAACCCGCAAAGCCGTCGAAACCGTCGCCGCGAAATTGAAAATGGCAGACCTCAGCGTCGAAGCCTATCACGCAGGGATGACCGACATTGAACGTTCGCGGGCGCAGGAAAAATTCATGAGCGGCGAATGTCAAGCCATCGTCGCCACCAATGCTTTCGGCATGGGAATCGATAAATCGGACATTCGTTTCGTCATTCATTTTCAGGTGCCCGGTTCCATCGAAGCCTATTATCAGGAAATCGGACGCGCAGGTCGCGATGGTCTCGATGCTGACTGTGTTTTGCTTTTCAATTACGCAGACACCCGCACGCATCAATTTTTTATTGAAGGCAGTCATCCGAATCCCGAACTCATCAATGATGTCTATGATGAAATTTATTCTTTCGGTTTGGAATATGTCGAACTGTCAGCAAAAGAGCTTGCCAACCGGTTAAAAACCCGAAATGAGATGGCGATTTATTCGGCGCTGGTCATCCTCGAAAAAGCCGGGCACATCGAACGCGGTCGCCCGTCAAATACGGCGCTTCTGGCGATGCTCAGGAAACCGATTGATGAAGCCTTGAGTATGGTCGGGGATGATTCAAATGAAGGCGGGTTTCTTCGCGATTTGATTTTTTCACGCAACGTCAGTGACCGTGAACAGACGGAATTTGATTTAACCACGGTTTGCAATGCGCTTGGTTTAAGCGAAAATGAAGCGCGTCGCAGTTTGTCGAGTTTATCGGCTCTGGAAATTCTCGAATACCGCAACGCTTTTCAAGGTCGCGGCATTCATCTGCTGGATGGCGAACGCCAGAATGTTTTGCGCATCGATACCAAAGAGCTTGCCGCAAGGCTCGCGGCGGAAAATTGGAAACTCCGCAAGATGCTCGATTATTGTTATTACAAAAAATGTCTGCGCGGATTTATTTTGAATTATTTCGGCGAGCGTAAGTATGTAAACAACTGCGGAACCTGTTCAAATTGCCGCCCAAGCGATTATAAAATCCCCAAAGCCGGAACCCTGACACTCAATCATCAAGCTGGCGATGCGGTTTCTCCATCGGCAATAAAATCTCAGCCGTTTTTGAAATCCCAATTGCCATCGCCGCAAACAAAACCGGCGATGCCTGCGACTCACGAAGAAAAAGCTTTGATTGATAACGCGCCAACCGGCGCTGAATTGCGCGCTAAACTTCGCGCCCTGTCGGAAAAATCCAAACCGATGGAAGAAATTCCCCTTTCAAAAAAGAAAGATTCAACACGCCAACTTACGGAAGCCGAAATCATCGTGGTGAAAAAAATTTTGAGTTGCGTAGCCCGTATGCGCGGGCGATTTGGTAAAGGCGCAGTTGCCGCCGTGTTGAAAGGTTCAAAATCCAAACAGGTGGTCGAAAATAATCTCCATCAACTTTCGACCTATGGGTTGCTCAGGGAATTATCTCAGGAAGAGATCACCGAATATATCAAAGCCTTGATCGAGTCCGATTGTATTATGGTCGGGCAAAAGGCTTACCCGACTGTAAGCCTTACTGAAATCGGGCGCGAAGTGATGCTTGGACAAAGAGAAATTCGTTTGAACATTCCCGAATAA